A genomic window from Polyodon spathula isolate WHYD16114869_AA chromosome 43, ASM1765450v1, whole genome shotgun sequence includes:
- the cfap126 gene encoding protein Flattop — protein sequence MASSYSANQYDNAFTSQKLQNWTLPRQHKQHPSALEGRTQFITNDRGHLLPGMRSKNSSWSSFLGTWDLPRRIPPPWVNYTARSAEGAQKLQKLVQEGSSAYLLSRDKSRGGTPATPVQPADELPQAPAVSPSPQKITPTPRPTTQEQGGSARAHTAPEALASEKHASEDK from the exons ATGGCTTCGAGTTACTCTGCGAAtcag TACGACAATGCATTCACATCCCAGAAACTGCAGAACTGGACTTTACCCAGACAGCACAAACAG CATCCCTCAGCTCTGGAAGGCCGCACCCAGTTCATCACCAATGACCGAGGTCATCTCCTGCCAGGCATGAGGTCAAAG AACAGTTCGTGGAGCTCATTCCTGGGTACCTGGGACCTGCCTCGTCGTATCCCCCCTCCCTGGGTGAACTACACTGCCCGCTCTGCAGAGGGCGCACAAAAGCTACAGAAGCTGGTGCAGGAGGGGTCTTCAGCCTACCTGCTGAGCAGAGACAAGAGCAGAGGG ggCACACCAGCAACACCAGTCCAACCAGCAGATGAGCTGCCTCAGGCCCCCGCAGTGTCTCCCAGTCCTCAGAAGATCACCCCGACTCCTAGACCCACCACCCAGGAGCAGGGAGGCTCTGCCcgagcacacacagcacccgagGCCCTCGCTTCAGAGAAGCATGCTTCTGAAGACAAATAA
- the LOC121305392 gene encoding death effector domain-containing protein-like, producing the protein MTSQNHHSINNNNNNNPPTHNNTHNNNSATHSSAWLIPRSSGSPAPLSAVPAPSMGPSPSMGGLACGRGLCAWPDEAVDGSYGLNSLHRMFEIVGAQLTHRDVRVLSFLFVDVIDEYERGGIRDGRDFLLALERQGRCDETNFRHVLQLLRIITRHDLLPYVTLRRRQAVCPDPVDKYLEDTSVRYVSPRGVAESRVVSQHRRTGPPPLLCCPPGRPAVCSGRGKPTPSTPNRKRKRVHSTAECREKQTCDIRLRVRAEYCQHESALTGNVFSNKPEALERQFECFNQANTILKSRDLGSIICDIKFSELTYLDAFWRDYINGSLLEALKGVFITDSLKQAVGHEAIKLLVNVDEEDYQAGRRRLLRNLLIGREAL; encoded by the exons ATGACATCACAGAACCACCacagcatcaacaacaacaacaacaacaacccccccacacacaataacacccacaaCAACAACTCTGCCACGCACAGCTCGGCTTGGCTGATCCCCAGGTCCTCTGGCAGCCCCGCCCCTCTCTCTGCTGTCCCTGCCCCCTCCATGGGCCCCTCCCCCTCCATGGGCGGGTTGGCGTGTGGGCGTGGACTGTGTGCTTGGCCGGACGAGGCGGTGGACGGCTCCTATGGACTGAACTCGCTGCACCGTATGTTTGAGATCGTGGGCGCCCAGCTGACTCACCGGGACGTGCGCGTGCTCTCCTTCCTATTCGTGGACGTGATTGACGAGTACGAGCGCGGCGGGATCCGCGATGGGAGGGACTTCCTGCTGGCATTGGAGCGGCAGGGCCGCTGCGACGAGACCAACTTCAGACACGTGCTGCAGCTGCTGAGGATCATCACCAGACACGACCTGCTACCCTACGTGACGCTGCGCAGGAGACAGGCTG TGTGTCCGGACCCTGTTGATAAGTACCTGGAGGACACCTCAGTGCGTTATGTCTCTCCCAGAGGTGTAGCTGAAAGCAGAGTGGTCTCGCAGCACAGACGCACAg gcCCCCCTCCCCTGCTGTGCTGCCCCCCTGGCAGACCCGCGGTGTGTTCGGGGCGAGGCAAGCCCACCCCTAGCACCCCCAACAGGAAGAGGAAGAGAGTGCACAGCACAGCCGAGTGCAGAGAGAAGCAGACCTGCG ataTCCGGCTGCGGGTGCGTGCTGAGTATTGCCAGCACGAGTCTGCTCTAACTGGGAACGTCTTCTCCAACAAGCCGGAGGCTCTGGAGCGGCAGTTCGAGTGCTTCAACCAGGCCAACACCATCCTGAAGTCGCGGGACCTCGGCTCCATCATCTGCGACATCAAGTTCTCGGAGCTCACCTACCTGGACGCTTTCTGGAGGGACTACATCAACGGCTCGCTGCTGGAGGCGCTCAAGGGCGTTTTCATCACAGACTCCCTGAAGCAGGCCGTTGGACACGAGGCCATCAAGCTGCTTGTCAACGTGGACGAGGAGGACTACCAGGCAGGCAGGAGGAGGCTGCTGAGGAACCTGCTCATAGGGAGGGAAGCCTtgtaa